Proteins from a single region of Deinococcus aquaedulcis:
- a CDS encoding tRNA nucleotidyltransferase/poly(A) polymerase family protein, which produces MKDAAERVWARLQPEDFLWLSALAARAAPEGIALVGGAVRDALLGHTPLDLDVVVPGRNVEALARASGRPFVFHPAYGNATLALPDGRAADLVQARREHYPVPGGNPVPAPGTLDDDLRRRDFSVNALALHFSPRGQVTLRDVTGGLNDLEAGVLRPLHDRSFQDDPSRLVRGARLGARLGLRAHPELLAQVPAALALAPQTPRLWAELKLLLQEPRPGRAAAQLGAWGAGALLPDPALLLALDQWRAEGQSIPEAVYAAALLDAAPDPAALARRLGLGERPGALLARALSETFFPPGTPERTLRALLRPEAHEALTGKDVLALGVPPGRAVGEALAHLAALRRAGQLRSTDEERAALKAFLATKAQRN; this is translated from the coding sequence GTGAAGGACGCCGCCGAGCGCGTCTGGGCGAGGCTGCAGCCCGAGGATTTTCTGTGGCTCTCGGCCCTGGCCGCCCGCGCTGCCCCAGAAGGCATTGCGCTGGTGGGCGGGGCGGTGCGCGACGCCCTGCTGGGCCACACGCCTCTGGACCTGGACGTGGTGGTGCCGGGCCGCAACGTCGAGGCCCTGGCGCGCGCTTCGGGGCGGCCCTTTGTCTTTCACCCGGCTTACGGCAACGCGACCCTGGCCCTCCCGGACGGCCGCGCCGCCGATCTGGTACAGGCCCGGCGCGAACACTACCCGGTGCCCGGCGGCAACCCGGTGCCTGCACCCGGCACCCTGGACGATGACCTGCGGCGGCGCGATTTCAGCGTGAACGCCCTGGCCCTGCACTTTTCCCCCAGGGGTCAGGTGACCCTGCGGGACGTGACGGGCGGCCTGAACGATCTGGAGGCCGGGGTGCTGCGCCCCCTGCATGACCGCTCGTTTCAGGACGACCCCAGCCGCCTTGTGCGTGGCGCGCGTCTGGGGGCCCGCCTGGGGCTGCGCGCGCACCCAGAGCTGCTGGCCCAGGTTCCGGCCGCACTGGCCCTGGCGCCACAGACCCCCCGCCTGTGGGCCGAACTGAAGCTGCTGCTGCAAGAGCCCCGACCCGGGCGGGCGGCGGCGCAATTGGGCGCCTGGGGCGCGGGGGCCCTGCTGCCCGACCCCGCCCTGCTGCTGGCCCTGGATCAGTGGCGGGCCGAGGGACAGTCCATTCCAGAGGCGGTGTACGCCGCCGCCCTGCTGGACGCTGCCCCCGATCCGGCCGCACTGGCCCGCCGCCTGGGCCTGGGCGAGCGCCCCGGCGCGCTACTGGCCCGCGCCCTGTCCGAAACCTTTTTTCCGCCCGGCACCCCCGAACGCACCCTGCGCGCGCTGCTGCGCCCGGAAGCCCACGAGGCACTGACTGGTAAGGACGTGCTGGCGCTGGGCGTGCCCCCAGGCCGCGCGGTGGG
- a CDS encoding S1C family serine protease: MKGRGLGIMLVLVGLGLGATLLRDQVPTGSAQPAAQAPLNESGARLQNEQNTIDVVGRFEPGLVFISTEDVVAQDPFAMMFGAAPDQVRQGLGSGFFVNKTGDILTNYHVVAGEDGQGAADRITVRVMNQEESVPAEVIGLAPQYDLALIRAPGLAKTLIRPIPLGNSDTLKVGQKAIAMGAPFGLDFSVTEGIVSSTARQIPIGFSATGGEGGITQKAIQTDAAINPGNSGGPLLDSSGRVIGINTQIYSPSGQATGVGQSAGVGFAIPINTARSLLPRLQAAQGQVVGAPDLGVTPGLLVQSQGRVLPVGLSVLSTRGKRELDLPDRGLVVGAVRPGSPAARAALRAGTREEAFRGGVIVLGGDVITAADRQPVDAFEDLQSVLIDKKEGDPVTLTVVRAGQTRTVQLTLDASAFRVQGR; the protein is encoded by the coding sequence GCAGCCCGCCGCCCAAGCGCCACTGAACGAAAGCGGCGCGCGGCTGCAGAATGAACAGAACACCATTGACGTGGTGGGGCGTTTTGAGCCGGGGCTGGTCTTTATCAGCACCGAGGACGTGGTGGCCCAGGACCCGTTTGCCATGATGTTCGGCGCCGCGCCGGACCAGGTGCGCCAGGGGCTGGGCAGCGGCTTTTTCGTGAACAAGACGGGCGACATCCTGACCAACTACCACGTGGTGGCTGGCGAAGACGGCCAGGGCGCCGCCGACCGCATCACCGTGCGGGTGATGAACCAGGAGGAGAGCGTGCCCGCCGAGGTGATCGGGCTGGCGCCGCAGTACGACCTCGCGCTGATCCGTGCGCCGGGGCTGGCCAAAACCCTCATCCGGCCGATTCCGCTGGGGAACAGTGACACCCTGAAGGTGGGCCAGAAAGCCATTGCGATGGGCGCGCCCTTTGGGCTGGACTTCAGTGTCACCGAGGGCATTGTGAGCAGCACCGCGCGGCAGATTCCCATTGGCTTCTCGGCCACGGGGGGCGAGGGGGGCATCACCCAGAAGGCCATTCAGACCGACGCGGCCATCAATCCGGGCAACAGCGGCGGGCCCCTGCTGGACAGCAGCGGGCGCGTCATTGGCATCAACACCCAGATTTACTCGCCCAGCGGGCAGGCCACTGGTGTGGGCCAGAGTGCCGGCGTGGGCTTCGCCATTCCCATCAACACCGCGCGCAGCCTCCTGCCGCGCCTGCAGGCCGCCCAGGGGCAGGTGGTGGGGGCACCAGACCTCGGCGTGACCCCAGGGCTGCTGGTGCAGTCGCAGGGCCGGGTGCTGCCCGTGGGCCTGAGCGTGCTGTCCACGCGCGGCAAGCGCGAACTGGACCTGCCCGACCGGGGGCTGGTGGTGGGCGCCGTGCGGCCGGGCAGCCCCGCCGCGCGCGCGGCCCTGCGCGCCGGCACCCGCGAAGAGGCCTTCCGGGGCGGCGTGATCGTGCTGGGCGGCGACGTCATTACCGCCGCCGACCGCCAGCCGGTAGACGCCTTCGAGGACCTGCAGTCGGTCCTCATTGACAAGAAGGAGGGCGACCCCGTCACCCTGACCGTGGTGCGGGCCGGCCAGACCCGTACCGTGCAACTCACCCTGGACGCCTCGGCCTTCCGGGTGCAGGGGCGGTGA